In Passer domesticus isolate bPasDom1 chromosome 12, bPasDom1.hap1, whole genome shotgun sequence, the following proteins share a genomic window:
- the LOC135279353 gene encoding cytochrome b-c1 complex subunit Rieske, mitochondrial, producing MLSVAARAGPFAPFVSAAAHAVPGPLRPLAPAAAHRERKVPLDLKRPLLCRESLSGRAARGGLVASASLNAPAGARCVHNDVAVPDFSAYRRQEVQDANASSQGSSDSRKGFSYLMTAATGVATAYVAKNVVTQFISSLSASADVLALSKIEIKLSDIPEGKNMAFKWRGKPLFVRHRTQAEISQEAGVDLSQLRDPQHDLDRVKKPEWVILVGVCTHLGCVPIANSGDFGGYYCPCHGSHYDASGRIRKGPAPLNLEVPTYQFIGDDTVVVG from the exons ATGCTGTCCGTGGCCGCCCGCGCCGGGCCCTTCGCGCCCTTCGTGTCCGCCGCCGCGcacgccgtgcccggcccgCTCCGCCCGCTCGCCCCGGCCGCCGCGCACCGGGAACGCAAGGTGCCGCTGGACCTGAAGCGGCCGCTGCTCTGCCGGGAGTCGCTGAGCGGGCGCGCCGCCCGCGGGGGGCTCGTCGCCAGCGCCAGCCTGAACG cccccgcCGGCGCGCGCTGTGTCCACAACGATGTGGCGGTCCCCGACTTCTCGGCCTACCGGCGCCAGGAGGTGCAGGATGCCAACGCctcctcccagggcagcagcgATTCCAGGAAGGGCTTCTCCTACCTGATGACTGCAGCCACAGGTGTAGCAACCGCCTACGTTGCCAAGAATGTCGTCACCCAGTTCATTTCCAGCCTGAGTGCCTCTGCTGACGTGCTGGCCTTGTCAAAGATCGAGATCAAGCTGTCTGACATTCCAGAAGGCAAGAACATGGCTTTCAAGTGGAGAGGGAAGCCCCTTTTTGTGCGTCACAGAACCCAGGCAGAGATCAGTCAGGAGGCTGGCGTCGATCTGTCCCAGCTGAGGGATCCGCAGCACGACCTAGACAGAGTGAAGAAGCCCGAGTGGGTGATCCTGGTGGGTGTGTGCACTCACCTGGGCTGCGTCCCCATCGCCAACTCCGGGGATTTCGGCGGCTACTACTGCCCCTGCCACGGCTCCCACTATGACGCCTCTGGCAGGATCAGGAAAGGCCCTGCTCCCTTAAACCTCGAGGTCCCAACTTACCAGTTCATTGGGGATGACACGGTGGTGGTTGGCTGA